One stretch of Bactrocera tryoni isolate S06 unplaced genomic scaffold, CSIRO_BtryS06_freeze2 scaffold_7, whole genome shotgun sequence DNA includes these proteins:
- the LOC120781598 gene encoding putative nuclease HARBI1, with translation MIAAALFALLEDQRKMLRLHRRHLRDTTDPFHLPEARFEELFRFKKDPAIALLQELSSHMKSGERRTFVPKSLRMTAALHYYATGSYFRDVGQDFVCSLSKTVVCRAVKEVTNIIEGKLICKYIKFPTSLEQQNKIKQTFFSSTGFPGCVGAIDCTHVKIKKPAADVECCYINRKGYFSKNVQLICDYNLNIVSGNARYGGSTHDAFIWENSQCKQFLERQNASDVDSSWLIGDSGYPQQPWLMTPFRNPQTIGQNNYNDSHFRARNCVERLNGVLKKT, from the exons ATGATAGCTGCTGCATTATTTGCCTTATTGGAGGACCAACGGAAAATGTTACGCCTTCATCGGCGACATCTGAGGGATACAACTGACCCATTTCATTTACCGGAAGCTCGCTTTGAAGAGCTATTCCGTTTTAAAAAAGATCCCGCAATAGCATTGTTACAAGAGCTAAGTTCTCATATGAAAAGTGGCGAAAGGCGTACGTTTGTCCCAAAATCATTAAGAATGACTGCAGCTCTTCATTACTATGCGACAGGATCATATTTCAGAGACGTTGGCCAAGATTTTGTGTGCTCATTAAGCAAGACAGTTGTGTGTCGTGCAGTAAAAGAAGTCACAAACATCATTGAAGGaaaattaatatgtaaatacattaaatttccAACATCTTTagagcaacaaaacaaaataaaacaaac atttttttcATCTACGGGTTTTCCTGGGTGCGTTGGTGCTATTGATTGCACccatgttaaaattaaaaagccgGCCGCTGATGTTGAATGCTGCTACATAAACAGAAAGggctacttttccaaaaatgtgCAACTTATTTGTGACTACAATTTAAACATAGTGTCTGGGAACGCGCGTTATGGTGGTAGTACCCATGATGCTTTTATTTGGGAGAACAGccaatgtaaacaatttttggaaagGCAAAACGCCAGTGATGTAGATTCAAGTTGGCTTATTGGTGATTCAGGCTATCCACAGCAACCATGGTTGATGACACCATTTCGAAATCCACAGACGATTGGgcaaaataattacaatgatTCCCACTTTCGGGCTCGGAATTGTGTTGAAAGGCTTAATGGAGTTTTGAAAAAG ACATAA